The following coding sequences lie in one Oncorhynchus nerka isolate Pitt River linkage group LG14, Oner_Uvic_2.0, whole genome shotgun sequence genomic window:
- the LOC115142160 gene encoding olfactory receptor 11A1-like — protein MENSTQFTSFMLAGYSDSGHLKYFYLIILTVLYISIVFANIVLIMVICMERSLHEPMYLFLCSLFVNELYGSTALFPALMIHLVSDAHSVSTVYCYLQIFCIYTYGSMEFCNLAVMSYDRYLAICYPLQYNVVMTPNRVCFLICVIWLYPFAKSIITLSLTIRLKLCGNVIDKVYCDNYLLVKLACSTSDTTVNNIYGLYSLVLSVVVPLITILFSYIKILTICLKSSIETRQKAFSTCTPHLASLLNFSFGCFLNLLQSRFDRPMRNVPTVLHTILSVYFLMCQPLLNPIMYGVRMTKIRQACKYILPVGLYPKT, from the coding sequence ATGGAAAACTCAACACAATTCACGTCATTTATGCTAGCTGGATATAGTGACAGTGGACACTTAAAGTACTTCTATTTGATTATATTAACTGTGTTATACATCTCCATAGTCTTTGCGAACATTGTGCTTATCATGGTTATATGTATGGAGAGGAGCCTTCATGAACCCATGTATCTGTTTCTGTGCAGTTTGTTTGTGAATGAGTTGTATGGTAGCACTGCTTTGTTTCCTGCTCTTATGATTCATTTGGTTTCAGATGCGCATTCAGTTTCCActgtgtactgttacctacagaTCTTTTGCATATACACATATGGATCTATGGAATTCTGCAATTTAGCAGTCATGTCCTATGACAGGTACCTTGCTATATGTTAtccactacagtataatgttGTCATGACACCCAACAGGGTGTGTTTTTTAATTTGTGTAATATGGTTGTACCCTTTTGCAAAAAGCATCATAACACTGTCTTTAACTATTCGTTTGAAATTGTGTGGGAACGTTATAGACAAAGTGTACTGTGACAACTACCTGCTGGTGAAACTTGCTTGTTCAACTTCAGACACAACAGTTAATAACATCTATGGACTCTACAGTCTTGTTTTGTCTGTTGTTGTCCCTTTAATTACTATTTTGTTTTCTTATATTAAGATTCTGACAATTTGTTTGAAATCTTCCATTGAGACCAGACAGAAAGCTTTCAGCACCTGTACTCCTCACCTGGCCTCGCTGCTCAACTTCTCTTTCGGCTGTTTCTTAAATCTGCTCCAGAGTAGATTTGATAGGCCTATGAGAAATGTTCCAACTGTACTTCACACTATTTTATCAGTGTACTTTCTGATGTGCCAGCCACTTTTGAACCCTATTATGTATGGCGTTAGGATGACTAAAATCAGACAGGCTTGTAAATACATACTACCTGTAGGTCTGTACCCTAAAACATAA